From a region of the Coffea arabica cultivar ET-39 chromosome 3e, Coffea Arabica ET-39 HiFi, whole genome shotgun sequence genome:
- the LOC113738114 gene encoding uncharacterized protein — MAENLNPTKLEYYEEMWKLQSNATLLSSFQGEDGKQVLILDSTIFHPQGGGQPADTGFIFNSDFKFSVQGVRSKDKIVYHYGFFENSENAVLESKIEKGAEVLLQVDGERRKLNSRLHSAGHLLDACTAIVGLGHLAPGKGYHFPAGPYVEYKGTVPQNELQSKQQQLELEANNLIAKGGKVFASVLPYNEAAALCDGCLPDYIPKGSNPRIIKLGEQPGCPCGGTHVSDISEILGVKVSQIRVKKGMTKVFYNVEP, encoded by the exons ATGGCTGAGAATCTTAATCCGACAAAGTTGGAATACTATGAAGAAATGTGGAAGCTTCAATCTAATGCAACTCTCCTCTCTTCATTCCAG GGTGAGGATGGTAAACAAGTGTTAATATTGGACTCCACCATTTTTCATCCACAAGGCGGTGGCCAACCTGCAGATACTGGTTTCATTTTCAATTCTGACTTCAAGTTTTCTGTTCAAGGCGTTCGATCGAAGGACAAAATA GTGTACCATTATGGTTTCTTCGAGAACTCTGAAAATGCGGTGTTGGAATCGAAAATTGAAAAAGGAGCTGAAGTGTTATTGCAGGTTGATGGAGAAAGGCGAAAGCTCAATTCCAG GTTACATTCAGCTGGGCATCTTCTGGATGCATGCACAGCAATTGTGGGATTAGGTCATTTAGCGCCTGGCAAAGGTTACCACTTCCCTGCTGG GCCGTATGTGGAATATAAAGGAACAGTTCCACAGAACGAATTGCAGAGTAAGCAGCAGCAATTAGAGCTAGAAGCTAACAACTTGATTGCCAAGGGTGGGAAA GTTTTTGCTTCAGTTTTACCATACAATGAAGCTGCTGCGCTGTGCGATGGCTGCCTCCCTGACTACATCCCCAAG GGAAGCAATCCTCGAATTATTAAGTTAGGAGAACAGCCTGGATGTCCCTGTGGCGGCACACATGTTTCTGACATTTCAGAAATATTGGGCGTGAAG GTTTCTCAAATTCGAGTGAAGAAGGGGATGACTAAAGTTTTCTACAATGTTGAGCCCTAG
- the LOC113736613 gene encoding flowering-promoting factor 1-like protein 3, which yields MSGVWVFRNGVLRLVENPGDSRKALVHVPSNEVITSYAVLERKLSALGWERYHDDPELLQFHKRSTIHLISLPKDFSKFKSMHMYDIVVKNRNEFEVRDM from the coding sequence ATGTCAGGTGTGTGGGTTTTCAGGAATGGTGTCCTTCGACTTGTCGAGAACCCTGGTGACTCTCGTAAGGCGTTAGTCCACGTCCCAAGCAATGAAGTCATCACATCCTATGCTGTCCTCGAAAGAAAGCTATCAGCCTTAGGTTGGGAGAGGTACCATGATGATCCTGAACTCCTTCAGTTCCATAAAAGATCCACGATTCACCTCATCTCCCTTCCCAAAGACTTCAGCAAGTTCAAGTCCATGCACATGTATGATATTGTCGTCAAGAATCGCAACGAATTCGAAGTTAGAGATATGTGA
- the LOC113737064 gene encoding flowering-promoting factor 1-like — translation MSGVWVFSNGVVRLVENPGEYQGSSSRRKVLVHLASNEVITSYSVLESKLLSLGWERYYDDPDLLQFHKRSTIDLISLPKDFRKFKSMHMYDIVVKNRDEFEVRDMQ, via the coding sequence ATGTCGGGGGTGTGGGTTTTCAGCAACGGTGTTGTCCGTCTGGTGGAGAATCCTGGTGAGTATCAAGGTTCTAGTTCTCGTCGCAAAGTGCTCGTCCATCTGGCAAGTAATGAAGTCATAACATCGTATTCTGTCCTCGAGAGCAAGCTGCTATCTCTGGGATGGGAGAGATACTATGATGATCCTGACCTCCTTCAGTTCCATAAGAGATCAACCATTGACCTCATCTCTCTTCCCAAGGACTTTAGAAAGTTCAAGTCCATGCATATGTATGATATTGTCGTCAAGAATCgtgatgagtttgaagttagGGACATGCAATAA
- the LOC113737150 gene encoding heavy metal-associated isoprenylated plant protein 35-like: MEEPLQYQTWALKVSIHCQGCKTKVKKVLQSIEGVYAVAIDSQHKVTVTGNIDAQTLIRKLLKTGKHAELWPEKPAGKDKKSGKSSSNEKGGDSKNGENSEEEEEESPAGNMEANVNPAKNSEKGTKVVRFAGVDGIAGDQREIKIDGKLPGSIPATAEKSPVSEQKSNANNGGGAEKNNGGAGGHGKKKKKKGKKGNSNNNSNAGSASALAPSSTGVEGPRVTSPNQVTDQINLTPSNQHMFQYPPSYSPYQAYVVSYNAAHPTTCTGPIWYMSPSPYLYACTYPEVYPEYPAPALSSFEILSDENPNGCYIM; this comes from the exons ATGGAAGAACCTTTACAATATCAG ACATGGGCTCTAAAGGTATCTATCCACTGTCAAGGCTGCAAGACGAAAGTCAAGAAAGTTCTACAAAGCATTGAAG GTGTCTATGCAGTTGCTATTGATTCACAGCATAAAGTCACTGTGACGGGGAATATTGATGCACAGACTTTGATAAGGAAACTACTCAAAACAGGGAAACATGCAGAGTTGTGGCCTGAAAAACCTGctggaaaagataaaaaatcaGGGAAATCAAGCAGCAATGAAAAAGGGGGTGACTCAAAAAATGGTGAGAAcagtgaagaagaagaggaagaaagtcCAGCTGGGAACATGGAAGCAAACGTCAACCCTGCTAAGAACAGTGaaaaaggtacaaaagttgtcaGATTTGCCGGAGTTGATGGAATTGCCGGAGATCAAAGGGAGATAAAGATTGATGGGAAGTTGCCTGGAAGCATTCCGGCTACTGCAGAAAAATCTCCGGTAAGTGAACAAAAAAGCAACGCTAACAATGGGGGTGGTGCAGAAAAGAATAATGGCGGAGCAGGAGGAcatggaaaaaagaagaaaaagaaagggaaaaaaggtaacagcaacaataacagCAATGCAGGTTCAGCATCTGCTCTTGCTCCCTCAAGCACAGGAGTGGAAGGTCCAAGGGTGACGAGTCCTAATCAGGTTACAGATCAGATAAATCTCACCCCTTCAAATCAGCATATGTTCCAATATCCACCAAGTTATTCACCTTATCAAGCATATGTCGTGAGTTACAACGCAGCACACCCAACCACCTGCACTGGTCCAATTTGGTATATGTCCCCATCACCATACCTGTATGCATGTACTTACCCAGAGGTTTATCCAGAGTACCCTGCTCCAGCACTGAGTTCGTTTGAGATTTTGAGCGATGAGAACCCTAATGGATGCTATATAATGTGA
- the LOC113736705 gene encoding vesicle-associated membrane protein 724-like: MGGQESFIYSFVARGTMVLAEFTEFTGNFPAIAAQCLQRLPSTNNKFTYNCDHHTFNFLVEDGYAYCVVAKESVGKQISIAYLERVRADFKKRYGGGKADTAAAKSLNKEFGPIMKEHMQYIIDHADEIEKLLKVKAQVSEVKSIMLENIDTAIQRGENLTILSNKAEDLRDSAQEFKSKGTQIRRKMWYQNMKIKLIVLGIIVFFVLVIWLSICHGFDCTN, translated from the exons ATGGGTGGTCAAGAATCGTTTATATACAGCTTTGTTGCACGAGGTACAATGGTTTTAGCAGAGTTCACCGAATTCACCGGCAACTTCCCGGCCATTGCTGCTCAGTGTCTTCAGAGATTGCCTTCAACCAACAACAAATTTACTTACAACTGTGACCACCACACCTTTAACTTCCTCGTTGAAGATGGTTACg CTTATTGTGTTGTTGCCAAAGAGTCTGTTGGGAAGCAGATTTCTATTGCATATCTGGAACGTGTGAGAGCTGATTTTAAGAAGAGATATGGTGGCGGTAAAGCAGATACAGCAGCTGCCAAAAGTCTAAATAAGGAGTTTGG ACCCATTATGAAGGAGCACATGCAGTACATAATTGACCATGCCGATGAGATTGAGAAACTGTTAAAAGTTAAGGCCCAAGTTTCAGAAGTGAAAAGTATTATGTTGGAGAATATAGACACG GCAATTCAAAGAGGGGAAAACCTAACCATTCTTTCTAACAAGGCTGAAGATCTACGTGATTCA gctcaagaattcaagagcaAAGGTACACAAATCCGACGAAAAATGTGGTACCAGAACATGAAGATTAAATTGATCGTGCTTGGAATTATCGTCTTTTTTGTCCTTGTAATCTGGCTATCCATCTGCCATGGGTTTGACTGCACCAACTAG
- the LOC113738115 gene encoding probable protein phosphatase 2C 40 has product MHGEVINDAKRGIEISFGYQCSYENDNNLSNGIDIPCAIKSQKTNGSFSYLSGAALSANATLANTNICNGLIGEEILPTWDSPNSFRRIPSSPSLSRLDLLSSSLQSSMSNLSCSPSTPNELYGYDSFSPKSTSAPKSDGFLNTTEVEVAGGAAGEDRVQAVCSEENRWLFCAIYDGFNGRDAADFLAGTLYDTIGYHLNLLDLELDQAVIKASDLSNANKYIPYVCEDDNCFVTRDSFVELEKSCGLIKERVLGSLQRALAQAENDFLHMVEQEMEDRPDLVSVGSCVLVVLLHGKNLYVLNVGDSRAVLATCGECSDMNSDDGLLAVQLSDTHTVDNEEEKAQLLQDHPHDSSIIVGGRVKGKLKVTRALGVGYLKKKHMNDVLMGILQVRNLLSPPYISVQPSLKVHEISDYDHFAVLGSDGLFDFFSNEEIVKLVYSYISSYPSGDPAKFLVEQLLVRAADCAGFTIEELMSIPAGRRRKYHDDITVIVIILGMNKRTSKASARLL; this is encoded by the exons ATGCATGGAGAGGTGATAAATGATGCAAAGAGAGGAATCGAAATTAGCTTTGGGTATCAATGCAGCTACGAGAATGATAACAATTTATCAAATGGAATTGACATCCCTTGTGCAATAAAAAGCCAAAAAACCAATGGTTCATTCTCTTATTTGTCTGGTGCTGCTTTAAGTGCCAATGCCACATTGGCGAACACAAACATTTGCAACGGATTGATTGGGGAAGAAATATTGCCAACATGGGATTCTCCTAATTCATTTCGGAGGATTCCCTCATCTCCATCTCTCTCAAGGTTGGATCTGTTGTCATCTTCTCTTCAAAGTAGCATGTCAAACTTGAGTTGCAGTCCATCGACTCCTAATGAGCTATATGGCTATGATTCCTTTTCTCCAAAGTCAACTAGTGCTCCAAAGAGTGATGGCTTCCTGAACACAACAGAAGTAGAAGTTGCAGGCGGTGCTGCTGGAGAAGATCGAGTCCAAGCTGTTTGTTCTGAAGAGAATCGATGGCTCTTTTGTGCCATATATGATGGCTTCAATGGAAGAGATGCAGCTGATTTTCTTGCTGGAACGTTGTATGATACAATAGGATATCATCTTAACTTACTAGACTTGGAACTTGATCAAGCAGTTATTAAAGCATCTGACTTGTCAAATGCTAATAAATATATCCCTTATGTCTGTGAAGATGACAATTGCTTTGTGACTAGAGATTCATTTGTGGAGCTTGAAAAATCATGCGGTCTAATTAAGGAAAGAGTGCTTGGTAGTCTTCAACGTGCTCTTGCTCAAGCTGAGAATGATTTTCTACACATGGTTGAACAAGAAATGGAAGACCGCCCTGACTTAGTGTCTGTCGGATCTTGTGTATTGGTTGTACTTCTCCATGGAAAGAACTTGTACGTACTAAATGTAGGTGATAGTAGAGCTGTATTAGCGACATGCGGTGAATGCAGTGACATGAATTCTGATGACGGGCTACTAGCTGTGCAGCTCTCTGATACTCATACTGTAgacaatgaagaagaaaaagctcAACTTTTACAAGATCATCCTCATGACTCATCAATCATTGTAGGTGGAAGAGTCAAAGGGAAGTTGAAGGTCACTCGGGCGCTTGGAGTAGGCTACTTGAAGAAG AAGCATATGAATGATGTTTTGATGGGCATCCTTCAAGTTCGCAATCTTCTCAGTCCTCCCTACATATCTGTACAACCATCACTAAAAGTGCATGAAATTTCTGACTATGATCACTTCGCTGTTCTTGGGAGTGACGGTTTGTTTGACTTCTTCAGCAATGAAGAAATTGTAAAGCTTGTCTATTCTTATATTTCAAGTTACCCTTCTGGTGATCCAGCAAAGTTCCTTGTTGAGCAGCTTCTTGTAAGAGCAGCAGACTGTGCAG GTTTCACAATTGAGGAGTTGATGAGTATTCCAGCTGGTAGGAGGAGGAAATATCACGATGATATTACAGTAATCGTGATAATCTTGGGGATGAATAAGAGAACGTCAAAAGCATCTGCACGCTTATTATGA
- the LOC113736788 gene encoding uncharacterized protein — protein MATSDSNPSAATAPTPSPAVPLSAKKENVPVTPKLAELNESRQELLNRIQNLKQDLQSWRSKLDTQVKVYRDELLELKKSLNVEVDQLRSEFQGLRTTLRQQQEDVTASLKNLGLQDVPVENKETVAPKIEVKDEKDQDLPKEENKEEVNS, from the exons ATGGCTACCTCCGATTCCAATCCTTCTGCCGCCACAGCTCCCACCCCCTCTCCTGCCGTCCCTCTCTCCGCG aagaaagaaaatgtacCCGTTACTCCTAAGCTTGCG GAATTGAATGAATCGAGGCAAGAGCTGCTCAACAGAATTCAGAATTTGAAACAG GATCTACAAAGTTGGAGGTCTAAGTTGGACACTCAGGTTAAGGTCTACCGTGAT GAGCTTTTAGAACTCAAGAAATCCCTCAATGTTGAAGTAGATCAGCTTCGATCA GAATTTCAAGGTTTGAGGACTACTCTGCGGCAGCAACAGGAGGATGTTACTGCCAGCTTAAAAAACCTTGGG cTTCAGGATGTTCCTGTGGAAAATAAAGAGACTGTTGCTCCTAAGATTGAAGTCAAGGATGAAAAAGATCAGGATTTACCCAAGGAGGAAAATAAGGAAGAGGTTAATAGCTAG